The following coding sequences lie in one Deinococcus roseus genomic window:
- a CDS encoding S8 family peptidase: protein MSRTFKISLAALTLTALMAACSQSPSTTAVNEQQVAPQAQPAQNYVPDEVLVQYSATETQQSTIEKNHGLSRKETVAHKNGKVLKLLKINNGKGVQQAIQELKNQPGVDFAEPNWIYNHEATSNDPYFTGNNLWGMYGDASAPSNIYGSQAAEAWAAGHTGSKGVYIGVIDEGIQFTHPDLAANIWTNPFDPVDGVDNDGNGLIDDTHGWDFANGDNSIFDGTKRAGPDSHGTHVSGTIGGIGGNGQGVAGVNWNVTLISGKFLGGRGGTTANAIKAVDYFTDLKKRHGLNLVATSNSWGGGGFSQGLLDAINRAGDAGILFIAAAGNGGNDGVSDNNDSVANYPSNYDCTNGGTRGWDCVIAVAAIDSKGALASFSNYGAKTVDIGAPGVAIYSSVPTNSYASYNGTSMATPHVSGAAALYASTHPGATAQQIKDAILAAAVPTASLSGKTVTGGRLNVSGF from the coding sequence TTGTCCAGAACCTTCAAAATTTCGCTTGCTGCCCTCACCCTCACCGCCCTCATGGCAGCCTGCAGCCAATCTCCCAGCACCACTGCCGTGAATGAACAGCAGGTTGCTCCACAGGCCCAGCCTGCCCAGAATTACGTACCAGATGAAGTGCTGGTGCAATACAGTGCAACAGAAACACAGCAAAGCACCATTGAGAAAAACCACGGGCTCTCCAGGAAAGAAACCGTGGCCCACAAGAACGGCAAGGTGCTGAAGCTGCTGAAGATCAACAACGGCAAGGGTGTGCAGCAAGCCATTCAGGAGCTGAAAAACCAGCCTGGTGTAGATTTCGCAGAGCCCAACTGGATTTACAACCATGAGGCCACCTCCAACGACCCTTACTTCACCGGAAACAACCTGTGGGGCATGTATGGCGATGCCAGCGCCCCCAGCAACATTTACGGCAGTCAGGCTGCAGAAGCGTGGGCAGCCGGGCACACCGGGTCAAAGGGTGTTTACATCGGCGTGATCGATGAGGGCATCCAGTTCACCCACCCGGATCTGGCCGCCAACATCTGGACCAACCCCTTCGATCCCGTGGACGGCGTGGACAACGATGGCAACGGCCTGATCGATGACACCCACGGCTGGGATTTTGCCAACGGCGACAACAGCATCTTTGACGGCACCAAACGGGCCGGACCTGACAGCCACGGCACCCACGTTTCTGGCACCATCGGGGGCATTGGGGGCAACGGTCAGGGTGTGGCAGGCGTAAACTGGAATGTCACCCTGATTTCCGGCAAATTCCTGGGTGGCAGGGGCGGCACCACCGCCAACGCCATCAAGGCCGTGGATTACTTCACCGACCTGAAAAAACGCCACGGCCTGAACCTCGTGGCAACCAGCAACTCCTGGGGTGGCGGCGGCTTCTCACAGGGTCTGCTGGATGCCATCAACCGTGCGGGTGACGCTGGAATCCTGTTCATTGCTGCAGCAGGAAACGGGGGCAACGACGGGGTCAGCGACAACAACGACTCGGTGGCCAACTACCCCTCCAACTACGACTGCACCAATGGCGGAACCCGTGGCTGGGATTGCGTGATTGCCGTGGCCGCCATCGACTCCAAAGGGGCACTGGCCAGCTTCTCCAACTACGGAGCGAAAACCGTGGACATTGGTGCCCCTGGTGTGGCCATTTACTCTTCGGTGCCCACCAATTCCTACGCTTCTTACAACGGCACTTCCATGGCCACCCCACACGTTTCCGGTGCTGCGGCCCTGTATGCCAGCACCCACCCCGGAGCCACCGCCCAGCAGATCAAAGACGCCATTCTGGCTGCTGCCGTGCCCACCGCTTCCCTGTCCGGCAAGACCGTGACGGGGGGTCGCCTGAACGTCAGCGGGTTCTGA
- a CDS encoding sensor domain-containing diguanylate cyclase, giving the protein MSDLNPSALSMPHLNDQNFSVQEEQRLQKLYTCGILDTPEETVFQHIAEDVAFALNMPLVMVNFVDRNRVWSKVRLQAEPTLPEGDLPREHAFCSYTILSDDALVVPDMLQDSRFNQNPLVTGGPQVRFYAGVPLISKEGHRLGTVCCMDQHPRDFSERDLEHLKRAARRVNHELELYTRQTEHQQMLQEMQILMSASPSGFLLLDQNAQVLDLNPAVCTITGMNWKVGEHFEQEGLLLDDRLSIFEPIYARWRGTGWYTITRVKVPQQNHALLVFEDVTDHVQWQASLQERLDLHPVTGLYNRNAFHSMLEAALDQGGLAVAFLELEGLDRNLEGTPAGEALLREMARRLRQTVRLSDQVFHLETRGFALILRGEVTPEVLHGIAHRVLHSVQVPFMFEGQQVAFGLKLGITRPRAEDSADALLSRTGQMVYAIKGVGKGHFN; this is encoded by the coding sequence ATGTCTGACCTGAACCCATCTGCACTTTCCATGCCTCACCTCAACGACCAGAACTTCAGTGTGCAGGAAGAACAACGGCTGCAAAAACTTTACACCTGCGGCATCCTGGACACCCCAGAAGAAACCGTTTTCCAGCACATCGCTGAAGATGTGGCCTTCGCCCTGAACATGCCCCTGGTGATGGTCAATTTTGTGGACCGCAACCGGGTGTGGTCCAAAGTGCGCCTGCAAGCAGAACCCACGCTTCCAGAAGGAGATTTGCCCAGAGAGCATGCTTTCTGCTCCTACACCATCCTTTCAGACGATGCCCTGGTGGTCCCGGACATGCTGCAAGATTCGCGGTTCAATCAGAACCCCCTGGTGACCGGAGGCCCACAGGTGCGTTTTTACGCTGGTGTGCCCCTGATCAGCAAAGAAGGGCACCGTCTGGGCACCGTGTGCTGCATGGACCAGCACCCCCGCGATTTCAGCGAACGGGACCTGGAGCACCTTAAACGGGCGGCCCGCAGGGTCAACCATGAACTGGAACTCTACACCAGGCAAACCGAACACCAGCAGATGCTGCAGGAAATGCAGATCCTGATGTCTGCCTCTCCCAGTGGTTTTCTGCTGCTGGACCAGAATGCACAGGTACTGGACCTCAACCCGGCGGTGTGCACCATCACCGGCATGAACTGGAAAGTCGGAGAGCACTTCGAGCAGGAAGGGCTGTTGCTGGATGACCGCCTCTCCATCTTCGAGCCGATTTATGCCCGCTGGCGCGGCACAGGCTGGTACACCATCACCCGTGTGAAAGTGCCCCAGCAGAACCACGCCCTGCTGGTCTTCGAGGACGTCACCGACCACGTGCAGTGGCAGGCTTCTTTGCAGGAGCGGCTGGATTTGCACCCTGTCACCGGTCTCTACAACCGCAATGCTTTTCATTCCATGCTGGAAGCTGCCCTGGACCAGGGAGGACTGGCCGTGGCTTTTCTGGAACTCGAAGGGCTGGACCGGAACCTGGAAGGCACCCCCGCCGGAGAAGCCCTGCTGCGCGAGATGGCCCGCCGCCTCAGGCAAACCGTGCGGCTCTCCGATCAGGTGTTCCACCTGGAAACCCGTGGCTTTGCCCTGATCCTGCGCGGAGAGGTCACCCCGGAAGTGCTGCATGGCATTGCCCATCGCGTCTTGCACAGTGTGCAGGTGCCGTTCATGTTTGAAGGCCAGCAGGTGGCTTTCGGGCTGAAACTGGGCATCACCCGCCCCAGAGCAGAAGACAGCGCAGATGCCCTGCTGTCCCGCACCGGTCAGATGGTGTATGCCATCAAAGGGGTGGGCAAAGGCCACTTCAACTGA
- a CDS encoding glycoside hydrolase family 31 protein, giving the protein MFEKLEKRSNKVVLRGIHARAEIMHPATRVWRYRVHPQGYIEGEDLPEKHSFAVLDPRELPFDLDDQGEKWVCSAGDSSLHITFDGKVNLRLDGAPVARIDGVSGTLEPAEPINICTSILTLYAPPGESYMGFGEKTGPLDKRGLKFKFWNTDIAPHQPDSDPLYQSIPFFMALHAGKVWGFFLDESSRSEVDIAQSHPEKISWKVEGEGLDMYFILGDTPAEILRRYTEITGRIPIRPLWAMGLHQSRYSYESDEQVKKVISLYRKNGIPLDVVHLDIHHMEGYKVFTFHPQRFPEPLKLSRWAAEQGVKIITIMDPGLKKEPGYGPYEEAAKKKFLVQTNRGDVLQGEVWPDPAVFPDFIRPEVREWWGAQHQTMLDQEIAGFWNDMNEPSCTTVHSPHDPRKVQGKTLPDDAQHGKHYHLEVHNVYGLCMCRATFEGLLKLQPDRRPYIITRAGYAGIQRYATVWTGDNSSYWEHMELNLRMLLGLGLSGVTCVGSDIGGFLGYSSGELVTRWTWLGVFFPFMRNHSAIGTNYQEPWAFPEYLPFIKAAIELRYRLLPYIYTLMKEGTENGMPQMRAMLLHYPEHGAHFDDQFLLGENLLATPILRPFQTHRSAYFPTAGWSEFDAQTGRLYGSGYELVAAGLDRIPMFIRPGGIVPLTEVTQSLGTAYWDSIEWQVNVQAEGEYRLFEDAGDGFEPGEWTTVRIHHQNGKIKLTREGRSRKAESLMVYGHAGREPYRVELKKNWKQITLDSTDNQ; this is encoded by the coding sequence ATGTTTGAAAAACTGGAAAAGAGAAGCAACAAAGTGGTGCTGCGAGGCATCCATGCCCGTGCAGAAATCATGCATCCGGCCACCCGGGTGTGGCGTTACCGGGTGCATCCCCAGGGGTACATCGAAGGGGAAGACCTGCCAGAAAAACACAGTTTCGCTGTGCTGGACCCACGGGAATTGCCATTTGACCTGGACGACCAGGGAGAAAAGTGGGTCTGCAGTGCAGGCGATTCCAGCCTGCACATCACTTTTGATGGGAAGGTCAACCTGAGGCTGGATGGAGCGCCTGTGGCCCGGATCGATGGGGTGTCTGGCACTTTAGAGCCTGCCGAACCCATCAACATCTGCACCAGCATCCTGACCCTGTATGCCCCTCCGGGCGAGAGTTATATGGGTTTCGGAGAGAAAACCGGGCCGCTGGACAAAAGGGGCCTCAAATTCAAGTTCTGGAACACCGACATTGCCCCCCACCAGCCTGACTCGGATCCGCTTTACCAGTCCATTCCCTTTTTCATGGCCTTGCATGCCGGGAAAGTCTGGGGCTTTTTTCTGGATGAAAGTTCCCGTTCCGAGGTGGACATTGCCCAGAGCCACCCTGAAAAGATCTCCTGGAAAGTGGAGGGTGAGGGTCTGGACATGTATTTCATTCTGGGAGACACCCCGGCAGAAATCCTGCGCCGCTACACCGAAATCACCGGACGCATTCCCATCCGTCCGCTGTGGGCCATGGGACTGCACCAGTCCCGGTACAGCTATGAATCTGATGAACAGGTCAAAAAGGTGATTTCCCTGTACCGCAAGAATGGCATTCCTCTGGATGTGGTGCACCTGGACATCCATCACATGGAAGGCTACAAGGTGTTCACCTTTCATCCGCAGCGCTTTCCAGAACCCCTCAAACTGTCCCGGTGGGCGGCAGAGCAGGGGGTGAAAATCATCACCATCATGGATCCGGGCCTCAAAAAAGAACCCGGATACGGGCCTTACGAGGAGGCTGCCAAAAAGAAATTCCTGGTGCAGACCAACCGCGGAGATGTGCTGCAAGGGGAGGTGTGGCCAGATCCTGCCGTGTTTCCTGATTTCATCCGGCCCGAGGTGCGGGAATGGTGGGGAGCGCAGCACCAGACCATGCTGGACCAGGAGATTGCAGGGTTCTGGAACGACATGAACGAACCGAGCTGCACCACCGTGCACAGCCCCCACGACCCCAGAAAAGTGCAAGGCAAGACCCTGCCAGATGACGCGCAGCACGGGAAGCACTATCACCTGGAGGTGCACAACGTGTATGGCCTCTGCATGTGCAGGGCCACCTTTGAAGGCCTGCTGAAACTGCAGCCTGACAGACGCCCTTACATCATCACCCGTGCAGGGTATGCAGGCATCCAGCGTTACGCCACCGTCTGGACCGGAGACAACAGCTCCTACTGGGAGCACATGGAACTCAATCTGCGCATGTTGCTGGGCCTGGGCCTCTCTGGCGTCACCTGTGTGGGCAGCGACATCGGGGGTTTTCTGGGGTATTCCAGTGGCGAACTGGTCACCCGCTGGACCTGGCTGGGGGTGTTTTTTCCCTTCATGCGCAACCACAGCGCCATTGGAACCAACTACCAGGAGCCCTGGGCTTTCCCGGAGTATTTGCCCTTCATCAAGGCCGCCATTGAACTCAGGTACCGCCTCCTGCCCTACATTTACACCCTGATGAAAGAAGGCACCGAGAACGGCATGCCCCAGATGCGGGCGATGCTGCTGCATTACCCCGAGCACGGGGCGCACTTCGATGACCAGTTTCTGCTGGGGGAAAACCTGCTGGCCACCCCGATCCTGCGTCCTTTCCAGACCCACCGCAGCGCGTACTTCCCCACAGCAGGATGGTCGGAATTCGATGCGCAAACCGGACGGCTGTACGGCTCTGGTTATGAGCTGGTGGCTGCCGGACTGGACCGCATCCCCATGTTCATCCGGCCTGGAGGCATCGTGCCCCTCACCGAAGTGACCCAGAGTCTGGGGACAGCTTACTGGGACAGCATTGAATGGCAGGTGAACGTGCAGGCCGAGGGGGAATACAGGCTGTTTGAAGATGCTGGAGATGGTTTTGAACCCGGTGAATGGACCACAGTCAGAATCCACCACCAGAACGGCAAGATCAAATTGACCCGTGAGGGCCGCTCCAGAAAAGCAGAATCCCTGATGGTCTACGGGCACGCAGGCCGTGAACCTTATCGGGTGGAACTGAAGAAAAACTGGAAGCAGATCACCCTGGACAGCACTGACAATCAATAA
- a CDS encoding sensor domain-containing diguanylate cyclase, translating into MPLKPQSSLQPTRSVLQALQIRQQTHAHRMQAAMHHAPMGQMLVGTDGHPLQVNAAACRILGYSETELLQQPIWNFIHPEDQEDIEQIRVQLQDSTVSSLDQEKRFLHKDGHVVWIQRHLSVVRDSAGTPQQFVVQFSDISERKKAEQERDRAMRYLQAQTRISRLLEDNLPPEDVAREASWILAQAAGLDYTGLMTVKGNAGHVTTVYVTQHASEAFLQATQQPIPRGKGLSWRSLESNSPMYMEYSLKHPGARAEFVAAGVTAVAYIPLVPLSSKTMNPLLFVASWLNGNRSWTEEDRNLLDSAGRSIRVALERQEQMYLLEQAALHDALTGLGNRRAFEQDLQAEHARARRHGHPLGVMVLDLDGLKTINDGQGHEAGDRVLQAFGRELRQHMRLEDRCYRLGGDEFAVILAHSPIHSSETIHLRVQDLIREVQEQDFPEADVSAGIAFYPEECQQALELLHLADERMYQMKARHRGKT; encoded by the coding sequence ATGCCCCTGAAACCCCAGTCTTCCCTGCAACCCACGCGCTCTGTGCTGCAAGCCCTGCAAATCAGACAGCAAACCCATGCCCATCGGATGCAAGCAGCCATGCACCATGCTCCCATGGGTCAGATGCTGGTGGGCACAGATGGTCATCCTTTGCAGGTGAATGCGGCTGCTTGCCGCATCCTGGGGTACAGCGAAACTGAGCTTCTGCAACAGCCCATCTGGAACTTCATTCACCCGGAAGATCAGGAGGACATCGAGCAGATCCGGGTGCAGCTGCAGGACTCCACCGTGAGCAGCCTGGACCAGGAAAAACGCTTCCTGCACAAAGACGGTCATGTGGTGTGGATCCAGCGCCACCTCTCGGTGGTGCGGGACAGCGCAGGAACACCCCAGCAATTTGTGGTGCAGTTCTCAGACATCAGCGAGCGCAAAAAAGCCGAACAGGAACGGGACCGGGCCATGCGTTACCTGCAAGCCCAGACCCGGATTTCCCGCCTGCTGGAAGACAACCTGCCCCCTGAAGATGTGGCCCGCGAAGCCAGCTGGATTCTGGCCCAGGCGGCAGGGCTGGATTACACCGGCCTGATGACCGTGAAAGGAAATGCTGGACATGTCACCACCGTGTACGTGACCCAGCATGCCAGTGAAGCTTTCCTGCAAGCCACCCAGCAACCCATCCCCAGAGGCAAAGGGCTGTCCTGGCGCAGCCTGGAAAGCAACTCCCCCATGTACATGGAGTACAGCCTCAAACATCCTGGAGCCCGTGCAGAATTTGTGGCTGCTGGCGTCACTGCAGTGGCTTACATTCCGCTGGTGCCCCTCAGCAGCAAAACCATGAACCCACTGCTTTTTGTGGCCAGCTGGCTGAACGGCAACCGCAGCTGGACCGAAGAAGACCGCAACCTGCTGGACAGCGCCGGACGCAGCATCCGCGTGGCGCTGGAACGCCAGGAGCAAATGTACCTGCTGGAACAGGCCGCCCTGCACGACGCCCTGACCGGACTGGGCAACCGCCGGGCCTTTGAGCAGGACCTGCAGGCCGAACACGCCCGTGCCAGACGCCACGGACACCCTCTGGGCGTGATGGTGCTGGACCTGGACGGCTTGAAGACCATCAACGATGGACAGGGCCACGAAGCCGGAGACCGTGTGCTGCAGGCTTTTGGCCGGGAACTGAGGCAGCACATGCGCCTGGAAGACCGCTGTTACCGTCTGGGCGGAGATGAATTCGCGGTGATCCTGGCCCACAGCCCCATCCATTCCAGCGAAACCATCCACCTGCGGGTGCAGGATTTGATCCGGGAAGTTCAGGAACAGGATTTTCCGGAGGCGGATGTGAGTGCAGGCATCGCTTTCTATCCAGAGGAATGCCAGCAGGCCCTGGAATTGCTGCACCTCGCCGATGAACGCATGTACCAGATGAAAGCAAGACATCGGGGAAAAACCTGA
- a CDS encoding fibronectin type III domain-containing protein, protein MKQQILTPLAFLSVALIISSCSQQTPSHASFQKQAVTGKFTGDRIMVISGQTTDGISNYQQNFPGKYAGVTLYVNPALQTSGFTGGSTPAWYSSGYGNQDLNLARSATGPQQALTVGIWMGQAFDTDIAKAIDPSKPWQGDIQNTIDGSPVGTGLLQNMRSIITDLKNSGRPVFVRLGYEAEGPWNGYWPDAYKTIWSWFKAETQRQGATNIALVWQLAAWCNGGVLSGGGPLNPTGSNTNDTRPVGSNLAAFYDQWWPGSTNVDWTAISLFDQGGECSNGLTAVQNVVNYLKTKGKPIMISESTPRGYTLAPDGQVKFEQTGKTTRTGLTGQTVWNEWYNPYFNFIEANQNDIRAIAYINDNWEAYSHWACTLSSSGGVVNGCAEGEWGNSQLSANATVKTNWNARISNGLYQFTVGTGTGGGGYDTTAPTVPGTLTSPGKTSSSINVSWGASTDNVGVSSYEIYVNNVLKGTSSTTSYTITGLAASTAYSIKVRALDAAGNASAFNTAISVTTNAPSSDTQAPTIPGTLTSPGKTSSSINVSWGASTDNVGVSKYEVYVNNALNGSSGSTSYTISGLTANTAYSIKVRALDAAGNASAFNTPISVTTSSQSSSINIPGVVTSSVGAIANGTSKTFNVSATQNAKYKFLITSNSSQNSQLLDVSFNGETVTQAINAGGTITAYFQAVTSGAKTLTITARSGSVSIGKMEGQTW, encoded by the coding sequence ATGAAACAACAGATCCTCACCCCTCTGGCCTTCCTCAGTGTCGCCCTGATCATCAGCAGTTGCTCCCAGCAGACCCCCAGCCATGCCAGCTTTCAGAAGCAGGCCGTGACCGGCAAATTCACCGGCGACAGGATCATGGTGATTTCCGGCCAGACCACCGACGGCATCAGCAACTACCAGCAGAACTTTCCCGGCAAATACGCAGGCGTCACCCTGTATGTCAATCCTGCCCTGCAGACCAGTGGGTTCACCGGAGGCAGCACCCCCGCGTGGTACTCCAGTGGCTACGGCAACCAGGACCTGAACCTCGCCAGGAGCGCCACCGGACCCCAGCAGGCCCTGACTGTGGGCATCTGGATGGGGCAGGCCTTTGACACCGACATTGCCAAAGCCATCGACCCCAGCAAACCCTGGCAGGGAGACATCCAGAACACCATCGATGGTTCCCCGGTGGGTACGGGCCTGCTGCAGAACATGCGCAGCATCATCACGGACCTCAAAAATTCTGGCCGTCCGGTTTTTGTGCGCCTCGGCTATGAAGCAGAAGGCCCCTGGAACGGCTACTGGCCCGACGCCTACAAGACCATCTGGAGCTGGTTCAAGGCCGAAACACAGCGCCAGGGTGCCACCAACATTGCCCTGGTCTGGCAACTGGCTGCATGGTGCAACGGCGGGGTGCTCTCTGGTGGCGGTCCCCTCAACCCCACCGGCAGCAACACCAACGACACCCGTCCGGTGGGCAGCAACCTTGCGGCCTTTTATGACCAGTGGTGGCCTGGCAGCACCAACGTGGACTGGACCGCCATTTCCCTCTTTGATCAGGGTGGGGAGTGCTCAAATGGGCTGACTGCTGTGCAGAACGTGGTCAACTACCTGAAAACCAAGGGCAAGCCCATCATGATCTCCGAATCCACCCCCAGAGGTTACACCCTGGCACCAGATGGTCAGGTCAAGTTCGAGCAGACCGGCAAAACCACCCGCACTGGACTGACCGGGCAGACGGTGTGGAACGAGTGGTACAACCCCTACTTCAACTTCATTGAAGCCAACCAGAACGACATCCGCGCCATCGCCTACATCAACGACAACTGGGAAGCCTACAGCCACTGGGCCTGCACCCTCAGCAGCAGTGGCGGTGTGGTGAACGGCTGCGCAGAAGGGGAGTGGGGCAACAGCCAGCTTTCTGCCAACGCCACGGTGAAAACCAACTGGAACGCCCGCATCAGCAACGGACTGTACCAGTTCACGGTGGGGACAGGCACCGGAGGAGGCGGCTATGACACCACCGCCCCCACGGTCCCCGGCACCCTGACCAGCCCCGGCAAAACCAGCAGCAGCATCAATGTTTCCTGGGGAGCCAGCACCGACAACGTGGGCGTGTCCAGCTACGAAATCTATGTCAACAACGTGTTGAAAGGCACCAGCAGCACCACCAGTTACACCATCACAGGTCTGGCTGCCAGCACCGCCTACAGCATCAAAGTGCGCGCCCTGGACGCCGCAGGAAATGCTTCTGCTTTCAACACGGCCATCAGCGTGACCACCAATGCCCCTTCCAGCGACACGCAGGCCCCCACAATTCCGGGAACGCTGACCAGCCCCGGCAAAACCAGCAGCAGCATCAATGTTTCCTGGGGTGCTTCTACAGACAACGTTGGGGTGTCCAAATATGAGGTGTACGTCAACAACGCCCTCAACGGCAGCAGTGGCAGCACCTCTTACACCATCTCTGGACTGACCGCCAACACTGCATACAGCATCAAAGTGCGTGCCCTGGACGCTGCAGGAAATGCCAGTGCATTTAACACCCCCATTTCAGTGACCACCAGCAGCCAGAGTTCCAGCATCAACATCCCCGGTGTGGTGACCTCATCTGTGGGGGCAATTGCCAATGGAACCAGCAAAACCTTCAATGTGAGTGCCACACAAAATGCCAAGTACAAGTTCCTGATCACATCAAACAGCAGCCAGAACAGCCAGCTGCTGGATGTCTCCTTCAATGGTGAAACCGTCACCCAGGCCATCAACGCTGGAGGGACCATCACGGCATATTTCCAGGCGGTGACCAGTGGGGCGAAAACCCTGACCATCACGGCAAGAAGTGGCAGTGTCTCCATCGGCAAAATGGAAGGCCAGACCTGGTGA
- a CDS encoding endo-1,3-beta-xylanase, translating to MTRTQKPLLLSVVLLTSMLSCAQKTPVSPTFSGKFLPENGKIQFILGQDSDTLSDARKDLIDGAGFPAPAGITLYTNIGNTVPDNEQWRVLGGVPHNEKHEYGQGYASNSINLGSGKVDFKASVDQYSTSDTLSVGLWLSGTSVNCAQQPLRAMLDRNDGDLTPELKGQYRYYFEQLGQYFKSLTGKKVFLRIGYEFDGPWNCFNAQLYRDAFKEIKKTINAQTDNVAYVWQASAWPQPYDQGGEFGDPDGVPYGWYRDLRYNGSKDFHHPLSPTDEKFGQAMLDSFYPGDDVVDWVGVSYFYGTSWMETWGEGSKYALYTPTQAQNAILKFARAHNKPVQISESAPQGYDLTHKTVKTIFNGTQKDLSDQQIWDGWYVPYFKFISDNKDVIRSVAYINTFWQSQASWICSDGATAGGPACPSGYWGDHRLQQNAFIRDHFQAELQSGSWLLGK from the coding sequence ATGACCCGGACCCAGAAACCCCTATTGCTGTCGGTGGTTTTGCTCACCTCGATGCTCAGTTGCGCCCAGAAAACCCCCGTCTCCCCTACCTTCTCAGGAAAATTCCTGCCCGAGAACGGCAAAATCCAGTTCATTCTGGGCCAGGACAGCGACACCCTCTCAGACGCCAGAAAAGACCTGATTGACGGGGCTGGTTTCCCTGCCCCTGCAGGCATCACCCTCTACACCAACATCGGAAACACCGTTCCAGACAATGAACAGTGGCGGGTGCTGGGTGGGGTGCCTCACAACGAAAAACACGAATACGGCCAGGGATACGCCAGCAACAGCATCAACCTGGGAAGTGGCAAAGTGGATTTCAAGGCCAGTGTGGACCAGTACAGCACCTCGGACACCCTCAGTGTGGGCCTGTGGCTGAGTGGCACCTCTGTGAACTGTGCCCAGCAACCCCTCAGGGCCATGCTGGACCGCAATGACGGGGACCTCACCCCCGAACTGAAAGGCCAGTACCGCTACTACTTTGAGCAACTGGGGCAGTATTTCAAGAGCCTGACCGGAAAGAAAGTGTTCCTGCGCATCGGGTATGAATTTGACGGACCCTGGAATTGTTTCAACGCCCAGCTTTACCGGGATGCCTTCAAAGAAATCAAAAAGACCATCAACGCCCAGACCGACAACGTGGCCTACGTGTGGCAGGCCTCGGCATGGCCCCAGCCTTACGACCAGGGCGGCGAATTTGGAGATCCAGACGGTGTGCCTTACGGCTGGTATCGGGATTTGCGGTACAACGGGAGCAAAGATTTCCACCATCCCCTCTCCCCCACCGATGAGAAATTCGGGCAGGCCATGCTGGACTCCTTTTACCCCGGAGATGACGTGGTGGACTGGGTGGGCGTCAGTTACTTTTACGGCACCAGCTGGATGGAGACCTGGGGAGAAGGCAGCAAATACGCCCTCTACACCCCCACCCAGGCCCAGAACGCCATCCTCAAATTTGCCCGTGCCCACAACAAACCCGTGCAGATCAGTGAATCTGCCCCTCAGGGGTATGACCTGACCCACAAGACCGTGAAAACCATCTTCAACGGCACCCAGAAAGACCTCTCGGACCAGCAGATCTGGGACGGCTGGTATGTGCCTTACTTCAAGTTCATCTCAGACAACAAAGACGTGATTCGCAGCGTGGCCTACATCAACACCTTCTGGCAAAGCCAGGCCAGCTGGATTTGCTCTGACGGAGCCACAGCAGGAGGTCCAGCCTGTCCCAGCGGTTACTGGGGAGACCACCGTTTGCAACAGAATGCCTTCATCCGGGACCACTTCCAAGCAGAGCTGCAAAGTGGCAGCTGGCTGCTGGGGAAATAG